GAGAACTTGCGAAGCGAACTGGAGAAATGCTCCGTTGCAGAAGACTCCTTTGCAGTTATTGCTGCGGTTTTGACCAAATGGAGAGAATTCTTCAAGACAGATAAAGATCTTATTATGTCTGAAGAACGCCAGCAAGGGCTGTATGGAGAACTGCTGTTTTTAGAAGAATGCCTTGAAGTATTTGGACCAATGGCTGTTTCTCAATGGGCTGGCAGTAATGACGAGACTCATGATTTCTACTTCTCGTCTAATGCGGTTGAGGTGAAAACAACTTCTTCTCAGGCTCCGTACTATGCACATATCAGCAGTGAATATCAACTTGACAACAATGATATTCCCGGAAAGTTATTCCTGCGTTTTTATGCGTTTCGAAAAAGTCAAAGTGCAGGGGATAAGCTGCCAGACATTATAGAGCGGATCCGTCGGGCAATTTCACATATTCCACAGACAGCACAGACCTTCACAGAAAAAATTCAAAAGTATGGGTACTATGATGCGGCTGCGGATTATTATGGTGCCGGTTATTTTGTCCGTGATCAATACTATTTTACTGTTAAAGATGGATTTGCACGAATCACAAAAGCTGCGGTGCCCACAGGTGTAACAGATCTAACTTATACGATTAGTGTTGCTCAGTGCATGCCATTTGCGGTCAACAAAAATAGCGTGTTTGCAAAGTTGAAGGGAGGGGTTAACAATGTTGAATGATAAAATATTGGAGTTTTACAGCGAACTGCGCGAGGAAGTGCAAGATTATGTGAAAACCAACGGCCCCGTCTCTGTTAACACAGCGTTTAAGACACTTTTCTTGTCATATCTGACTGAAACCGGAGAAACACTTGTTTCGGACTGCACTCTCGTTGATTTCAAAAAAGATTCTGAGAATATGCGTTTGGACGGTTATGCCTTCAGTGAGTATTTTCGTTCATTGACGCTACTCGTCAGCAAGTATCAGGCTAAAGCCATACCAGATAAAATCAAAAAAACAGAGCTTGATAAACTGATGCGAAAAGCAGTAAAATTCTATAAGACCTGCCAAACGAATTATTTCGAGGAATTAGAAGAGTCCAGTGATGGGTATCAAGCCTATGAGTTTATTAAGGCACATAGAGCGGATATTGAGACAGTGAATATTATTTTTCTGACGAATGACGAAGTGGTACAATTCGTTCCAGAGGATATTTCTTACGGAAAGATTTCCATTAAGTTTGATGTCTGGGATATTGAACGCCTTTATCAGAGTATATTCAGCGGAACAGCAGTAGAACGTCAGCTTGTTATAAAGCTAAAGAAGAAGTATGCTGCTCCGTTGCATCTAATTAAAGTAAATGGGAGCAATGATATCTATGACTGCTATATTGGTGTCATTTCCGGGGAACTACTGGCTCGCATTTACAAGGATGAAGGGCAAGAACTAATTCAAAAGAATGTTCGTTCGTTTCTGCAAGCAACTGGCAAGGTCAATAAGGGTATTAAAATGTCCTTGGCAAGTAGTCCCGAAATGTTTATGGCATATAACAACGGTATTTCTACAGTTGCAGATAGTATTGTTATTGACGAAGCAAGCAGCCATGACGATTTAGTGACCATCACCGAAATTACTGGGTGGCAGATAGTAAACGGCGGACAAACAACGGCGTCTATTTATAATGCATTTCAAGCAAAACTGCCTCTGGAAAAAGTGCATGTTCAAATAAAGCTATCTGTCATTAAACAGAAAGAGCAAGCGGATGGTATTATTCAGAATATATCTAAATATGCCAATAGTCAGAA
This DNA window, taken from Dysosmobacter welbionis, encodes the following:
- a CDS encoding PD-(D/E)XK motif protein, with the protein product MSFTADIYKEICTDIAKNSRPNSVYAMRMLKLSNGINIAFSINTLTYMRGAFFSVDAKATANQFPRWKGVDIVIAKLPAYGTDQEYVNVMQLPGSATDIFEIVIENLRSELEKCSVAEDSFAVIAAVLTKWREFFKTDKDLIMSEERQQGLYGELLFLEECLEVFGPMAVSQWAGSNDETHDFYFSSNAVEVKTTSSQAPYYAHISSEYQLDNNDIPGKLFLRFYAFRKSQSAGDKLPDIIERIRRAISHIPQTAQTFTEKIQKYGYYDAAADYYGAGYFVRDQYYFTVKDGFARITKAAVPTGVTDLTYTISVAQCMPFAVNKNSVFAKLKGGVNNVE
- a CDS encoding AIPR family protein gives rise to the protein MLNDKILEFYSELREEVQDYVKTNGPVSVNTAFKTLFLSYLTETGETLVSDCTLVDFKKDSENMRLDGYAFSEYFRSLTLLVSKYQAKAIPDKIKKTELDKLMRKAVKFYKTCQTNYFEELEESSDGYQAYEFIKAHRADIETVNIIFLTNDEVVQFVPEDISYGKISIKFDVWDIERLYQSIFSGTAVERQLVIKLKKKYAAPLHLIKVNGSNDIYDCYIGVISGELLARIYKDEGQELIQKNVRSFLQATGKVNKGIKMSLASSPEMFMAYNNGISTVADSIVIDEASSHDDLVTITEITGWQIVNGGQTTASIYNAFQAKLPLEKVHVQIKLSVIKQKEQADGIIQNISKYANSQNKINMSDFNANDVYHVKMERLSRSTYIPVAKGKPTDQWFYERARGQYLVELSRQPTKAAKDQFKSRCPKNRCISKTVAAKCVMAWSGYPYIVSKGLETNFVFFSDMVSKGEFPEPSEQSYIEMISRVILFNRCDDIIKSLKFGGFKAQQDYYTVALIGKYYSDLINPQEIWNNQDINAETAKIIETLAYFVWEHFQNPSVPGVNIGQWCKKEDCWELLQKRFEAQKDKAGAR